The Nocardia vinacea genome contains the following window.
CGCCGTCGTGGCGGGCCTGGGAGGAGCTCACCAGCGAGGTCGCCGGACGCGGTGTGCCGATCCGGCGCGTACGGGTGGTCTCGGAGCCGCTCACCGAATACGTGCGATTCCTGCACGCACTCACCGATCGCAACCAGCGCTACGGCGAGGACATCCGCTGGCTGCCAAGGCATCTCGCCGATCCCTCGGAATACACCGATGACGAATGGTGGCTACTCGACGAGACGGTCGCCTTTACCATCTTCACCAAGACCGGCGATCTGGCGGGGGCCGCGGTGACCACCGACCCCGTGCTGGTCGCACGCTGCACGACAGTACGAGATACACTGTGGAACAAAGCAATTCCGCACCACGACTATATGCCCGGCGGGCGGAGTGGATGACCGGTGTCGAGCAGTCCCGGCAAGCCTTCGGGGCACGCTTACGTGAACTGCGCAAGGCCGCACATCTGACCGGTGTGCAGCTCGCCGCCGACGCGGGCTGGCATTCGGCCAAGGTGTCGCGCATCGAACACGGTAAACAGACGCCGAGCGATAGCGATCTTGCCGAATGGTGCAGACTGTGCGGCGCCGAACTGCTGCTGCCGGATCTGCGAGCGGCACTGGCGA
Protein-coding sequences here:
- a CDS encoding DUF6879 family protein; this translates as MLFFSIEETNDLIRETRSDAFHLEVSDDHSQVSDETEPMRRVLAGLPPFEEESYPPSWRAWEELTSEVAGRGVPIRRVRVVSEPLTEYVRFLHALTDRNQRYGEDIRWLPRHLADPSEYTDDEWWLLDETVAFTIFTKTGDLAGAAVTTDPVLVARCTTVRDTLWNKAIPHHDYMPGGRSG